In a genomic window of Sulfurimonas denitrificans DSM 1251:
- a CDS encoding NADH-quinone oxidoreductase subunit G, with translation MKKEINFKINGVSVVASRGETILNVARKNGIYIPTMCYISKTTPCASCRMCVVEASGMDGFVLSCNTPPVEGVEITTQSAALNHERVNIMKLYDVNHPLECGVCDKSGDCDLQNKTLEFNVGHQDFSARDQLRPIKHWGLIDYEASLCIMCEKCVHVCNEVIGDDAIEIKVGGYNSIIVPKNSELLDCTFCGECIAVCPVGALTSSSFRYRANAWELERVPSTCAHCSAGCPLEYETRHSSINGDDEIYRVKNNFEFTSLCGAGRFGFDFDNKAKRDEGAFNKAIEAIKSAKAIRFSSMITNEEAHILELLKAKLGIKLFNEDARKFASFMRSYSSVSGKLHHSGSLDAIKQSDAVVVIGSRIATDNPGVRYALTTASKHNGAKIVYTHPMEDTLMQNVITQMMKHEVGTEEGVMALLANALLSDAQLDDDERAFFDELDLGYIYAETNIGEEEFSQMMKSFARATRRTLVIGNDLIAHERSNNIAKLAALIEKYSDFSLVVVPREVNTLGVSLINSLNVDENISDVVGYNAKGSFVISSLEGADLAIAALNQQEGTFVSIDNRVLPTNVALTFDGYTLNDIAKAFDIIKDETIDYTKELSVSSGFKAIAFDDLENFLSPLGEDNRGYILDEVECRVDGKIQELDDMPEFNGTIIYQCDPVLQFNNYTAKTKQLPKENLLRGSAQFAVAAKISDGDRVEISYGSTKITREFRVDNELKGTVALNPTFDISVDASRYRFEKSKIVRVV, from the coding sequence ATGAAAAAAGAGATTAATTTTAAAATTAATGGTGTCTCAGTCGTTGCTTCAAGAGGCGAGACTATACTAAACGTTGCTCGCAAAAATGGAATTTATATTCCTACAATGTGTTATATATCTAAGACTACACCATGTGCATCTTGTCGTATGTGCGTTGTAGAGGCTAGTGGTATGGATGGATTTGTGCTTAGTTGTAACACACCACCAGTTGAGGGTGTAGAGATAACAACACAGAGTGCAGCGCTAAATCATGAGAGAGTAAACATTATGAAGCTCTATGATGTAAATCATCCATTAGAGTGTGGTGTTTGCGATAAATCTGGAGATTGCGACCTTCAAAACAAAACTTTAGAGTTTAACGTAGGTCATCAAGATTTCTCAGCTCGTGATCAGCTCCGTCCAATAAAGCATTGGGGACTCATAGATTACGAGGCATCTCTTTGTATTATGTGTGAAAAGTGTGTACATGTATGTAATGAAGTTATCGGAGATGATGCTATTGAGATAAAAGTTGGTGGTTATAACTCTATAATCGTTCCAAAAAACTCTGAACTCTTAGATTGTACTTTTTGTGGAGAGTGTATTGCAGTTTGCCCAGTTGGAGCACTTACAAGTAGTAGTTTTAGATACAGAGCAAATGCGTGGGAGCTAGAGCGTGTACCTTCTACATGTGCTCACTGCTCAGCTGGATGTCCGCTAGAGTATGAGACAAGACACAGCTCTATAAATGGAGATGATGAGATATACAGAGTAAAAAATAACTTTGAATTTACATCTCTTTGTGGAGCAGGGCGCTTTGGTTTTGACTTTGACAACAAGGCTAAAAGAGACGAAGGTGCGTTTAATAAAGCTATAGAAGCAATAAAAAGTGCAAAAGCAATTCGCTTCTCTTCTATGATAACAAACGAAGAGGCTCATATACTGGAGCTTTTAAAAGCAAAACTTGGGATAAAACTCTTCAATGAGGATGCAAGAAAGTTCGCTTCATTTATGCGCTCATACAGCTCTGTAAGTGGAAAACTTCACCACAGTGGCTCTCTTGATGCAATAAAACAATCAGATGCCGTTGTGGTAATTGGAAGCAGAATCGCAACCGATAATCCAGGTGTTAGATATGCGCTTACAACAGCTTCAAAGCATAACGGTGCAAAGATAGTATATACACATCCAATGGAAGATACTTTAATGCAAAATGTTATAACTCAGATGATGAAGCATGAAGTAGGCACTGAAGAGGGTGTAATGGCACTTTTGGCAAACGCTCTTTTAAGTGATGCGCAATTGGATGATGATGAGAGAGCATTTTTTGATGAGTTGGACTTGGGATATATCTATGCTGAGACAAATATCGGTGAAGAAGAGTTCTCGCAGATGATGAAATCTTTTGCAAGAGCGACTAGACGTACTCTTGTTATAGGAAATGATCTTATTGCTCATGAGCGCTCAAACAACATTGCAAAATTAGCAGCGCTTATTGAAAAGTATAGTGATTTCTCTTTAGTTGTTGTTCCTCGTGAAGTGAATACTCTTGGTGTCTCACTTATAAACTCTTTGAATGTTGATGAAAATATATCTGATGTTGTTGGTTATAACGCAAAAGGCTCTTTTGTTATCTCTTCACTTGAAGGCGCAGATTTGGCTATTGCAGCCCTTAATCAACAAGAGGGAACATTTGTTAGCATAGACAATAGAGTGCTTCCTACAAATGTTGCGCTAACTTTTGATGGATATACTCTAAATGATATTGCAAAAGCATTTGATATAATTAAAGATGAGACAATTGATTATACAAAAGAGTTAAGCGTCAGTTCTGGATTTAAAGCTATAGCTTTTGATGATTTAGAAAACTTTTTATCTCCTCTTGGCGAAGATAACAGAGGCTATATCCTTGATGAAGTTGAGTGCAGAGTTGATGGCAAAATCCAAGAGCTTGACGATATGCCTGAATTTAATGGAACTATAATCTATCAGTGTGACCCAGTGCTTCAGTTTAACAACTATACGGCAAAAACCAAGCAACTCCCTAAAGAGAACCTCTTAAGAGGTTCTGCGCAGTTTGCAGTTGCTGCTAAGATAAGTGATGGGGATAGAGTTGAGATAAGTTATGGCTCTACAAAAATTACAAGAGAGTTTAGAGTAGATAATGAGCTAAAAGGAACTGTAGCTCTAAATCCTACATTTGATATTAGTGTAGATGCTAGTAGATACAGATTTGAAAAATCCAAAATAGTGAGAGTAGTGTAA